From one Staphylococcus kloosii genomic stretch:
- a CDS encoding alpha/beta fold hydrolase has product MWKWETENEAKGVIVIVHNMLEHTGRYAYLITMLRRNGYHVIMGDLPGQGQTSRSNKGQIKNFDVYHENVLEWIKIANEYKIPTYVIGVGLGGLIMLNLLERVEVPIEGLALISPILEFQKSGKSRKDKIVANVSNIAKDTRFKVGIDANDLTRNSEVIEETLEDQLMLTKVTYHWYKQVCEVMKETVTHLTDINKIPLLLMYGTEDKVADTKLMEEIKNKVKSDELYFKAWEGLYHEVHNEPERDEVMRYILSFLNNSSSAMGFIIEDENNVNNY; this is encoded by the coding sequence ATGTGGAAGTGGGAAACTGAAAACGAAGCCAAAGGTGTAATTGTAATTGTACATAACATGTTAGAACATACTGGTAGATATGCCTATTTAATTACTATGCTTCGTCGTAATGGATATCACGTAATAATGGGTGATTTACCAGGTCAAGGTCAAACTTCACGTTCCAATAAAGGTCAAATTAAAAATTTTGACGTATATCATGAAAATGTCTTGGAATGGATTAAAATTGCAAATGAATATAAAATTCCAACATACGTTATAGGTGTCGGTTTAGGTGGATTAATAATGCTAAATCTACTTGAACGTGTGGAAGTTCCGATAGAAGGATTAGCACTAATTTCTCCAATATTAGAATTTCAAAAAAGTGGAAAATCACGTAAGGATAAAATAGTCGCTAACGTTAGTAATATTGCCAAAGATACGCGTTTCAAAGTAGGCATCGACGCCAATGATTTAACACGTAACTCTGAAGTAATCGAAGAAACGTTAGAAGACCAATTAATGTTAACTAAAGTTACGTATCATTGGTATAAACAAGTATGTGAGGTAATGAAAGAAACAGTAACACATTTGACAGATATTAATAAAATACCGCTATTGTTAATGTATGGTACCGAAGACAAAGTTGCCGATACTAAACTTATGGAAGAAATTAAAAATAAAGTGAAGTCTGATGAACTATACTTCAAAGCTTGGGAAGGTTTATACCATGAAGTACACAACGAACCTGAAAGAGATGAAGTGATGCGTTATATACTATCATTTTTAAATAATAGTTCTAGTGCAATGGGTTTTATCATTGAAGATGAAAATAATGTAAATAACTATTAG
- a CDS encoding L-lactate dehydrogenase, giving the protein MEYTKSNKVVLIGDGAVGSSYAYTLVTQGIVDELAIIDVNKERVAGDVKDLAHASALCAKNTHLKVGTYEDCADADIIVITAGVNQQPHETRLDLVTKNTEIYKEIIANIMAYKFSGIFIIATNPVDIMAYVTKKLSGFPKEKVIGSGTVLDSARFTHELALLTNIAPANIDAQIIGEHGDSELAVWSNVQIAGQSLNNFRTQYTISENDLNQAFINTKEAAYHIIRAKGATCYGIAMALTEITVAILSNQNKVLTVSSYLENNYGYNDVYIGVPTLINRNGAMKVYEVVLNTKEKEQFKDSILILKDTQKKLRNYFIA; this is encoded by the coding sequence ATGGAATATACAAAAAGTAATAAAGTAGTTTTAATAGGTGATGGAGCAGTAGGTTCCAGTTATGCTTATACATTAGTAACTCAAGGGATTGTAGACGAACTAGCTATTATAGATGTAAATAAAGAAAGAGTAGCAGGAGATGTAAAAGATTTAGCGCATGCTTCAGCATTATGTGCCAAAAATACTCATTTAAAAGTTGGTACATATGAAGATTGTGCTGATGCTGACATTATAGTAATTACGGCAGGCGTTAACCAACAACCCCACGAAACGAGATTAGATTTAGTAACGAAAAATACAGAAATATATAAAGAAATTATTGCTAATATTATGGCGTATAAATTTTCAGGCATATTTATTATAGCAACTAATCCTGTAGATATTATGGCTTATGTGACAAAAAAACTTTCTGGTTTCCCTAAAGAAAAAGTAATCGGTTCAGGTACCGTACTTGATAGTGCACGTTTTACACATGAACTTGCACTATTAACTAACATCGCACCAGCTAATATCGATGCGCAAATAATTGGTGAACATGGTGACTCTGAATTGGCTGTATGGTCAAACGTACAAATCGCTGGACAATCTTTAAATAATTTTAGAACACAATATACAATATCTGAAAATGATTTAAACCAAGCATTTATTAACACAAAAGAAGCTGCATACCATATTATTAGAGCAAAAGGGGCAACGTGTTATGGTATTGCAATGGCATTAACAGAAATTACTGTTGCTATTTTAAGTAATCAAAATAAAGTGCTAACAGTTTCAAGCTATTTAGAAAATAATTATGGTTACAACGATGTCTATATCGGAGTACCGACGCTAATTAATAGAAATGGTGCTATGAAAGTATATGAAGTTGTGTTAAATACTAAAGAAAAAGAACAATTTAAAGACTCCATATTAATTTTAAAGGATACTCAGAAAAAATTAAGAAATTACTTTATTGCATAA
- a CDS encoding transcriptional regulator, SarA/Rot family: MGKALDNKVANVLNLNQILEEIENIFKSIKKEYKMSKEEILILLTLWKEGSMTLKQMDEFVHIKSYKRTRTYNDLVEKKWIIKERPQNDERTVIIHFNDKLEGEREHLLNFIIGEINSRKESFQESITAILNL; encoded by the coding sequence ATGGGGAAAGCGTTAGATAATAAGGTTGCAAATGTCTTGAATTTGAACCAAATTCTAGAAGAAATTGAAAATATTTTCAAAAGCATTAAGAAAGAATATAAAATGTCTAAAGAAGAGATTTTAATCTTACTTACACTTTGGAAAGAAGGTTCAATGACTTTAAAACAAATGGATGAATTTGTACACATCAAATCATATAAACGTACACGTACGTATAATGATTTAGTTGAGAAGAAATGGATTATTAAAGAGAGACCTCAAAACGATGAACGTACAGTAATTATTCATTTTAATGACAAGTTAGAAGGTGAAAGGGAACATCTTTTAAACTTTATAATTGGTGAGATTAATTCAAGAAAAGAAAGTTTTCAAGAAAGTATAACTGCAATTTTAAACTTATAG
- a CDS encoding tRNA (mnm(5)s(2)U34)-methyltransferase, translating to MKLTRILPYAKTLLSEHVTEESIVIDATCGNGHDTLFLAQQVPNGEVYAFDIQHQAIENTFDKIKDFDNVKLIHDSHANAQAHIPSSYHGQVDAAIFNLGYLPKGDKQIVTHPESTISAIEGIFDILAPEGIIILVIYPGHDEGKVERDQVLNYLTSLDQQVAHVLQYQFINQQNDPPFICAIEKR from the coding sequence ATGAAGCTAACAAGAATTTTACCCTATGCTAAGACATTATTATCTGAACATGTAACCGAAGAAAGCATTGTTATTGATGCTACTTGTGGTAATGGGCATGACACTTTATTTTTAGCGCAGCAAGTACCGAACGGTGAAGTATATGCATTTGACATTCAACATCAAGCAATTGAAAATACTTTCGATAAGATTAAGGATTTTGACAATGTCAAACTTATACATGACAGTCACGCTAATGCACAAGCGCATATTCCTAGCTCATACCACGGGCAAGTAGATGCAGCAATTTTCAATCTAGGTTACCTTCCTAAAGGTGATAAACAAATTGTGACTCACCCAGAAAGTACTATTTCTGCCATAGAAGGTATTTTTGACATTTTAGCGCCAGAAGGCATAATTATATTAGTTATTTATCCTGGGCATGATGAAGGTAAAGTTGAACGTGACCAAGTACTTAATTATTTAACTTCATTGGATCAACAAGTTGCTCATGTCCTTCAATATCAATTTATTAACCAACAAAATGACCCACCTTTTATTTGTGCAATTGAAAAACGTTAA
- a CDS encoding TIGR01212 family radical SAM protein (This family includes YhcC from E. coli K-12, an uncharacterized radical SAM protein.) produces the protein MGNFFPYAFEDKRYHTWNYHLKNKFGQKIFKVAIDGGFDCPNRDGTVAHGGCTFCSAAGSGDFAGNRADPIEVQFRQIKDRMHEKWSDGQYIAYFQAFTNTHAPVEVLREKYEAALKEEGVVGLSIATRPDCLPDDVVEYLAELNERTYLWVELGLQTVHQKTSDLINRAHDMQTYYEGIAKLRKHNINICTHIINGLPGEDYDMMMETAREVAQMDVQGIKIHLLHLLKGTPMVKQYEKGMLEFMSQEEYTNLVCDQLELIPPEMIVHRITGDGPIDLMVGPMWSVNKWEVLNEIDNELARRNSYQGKHYESVHQV, from the coding sequence ATGGGTAATTTTTTCCCTTACGCATTCGAAGATAAAAGATATCATACATGGAATTACCACTTAAAAAATAAATTTGGACAAAAAATATTTAAAGTCGCTATTGATGGTGGTTTTGATTGCCCGAATAGAGACGGCACTGTTGCTCACGGCGGTTGCACATTTTGTTCTGCAGCTGGTAGTGGTGACTTTGCAGGTAATCGTGCAGATCCAATCGAAGTGCAATTTAGACAAATTAAAGATAGAATGCATGAAAAATGGAGTGATGGACAATATATTGCATATTTCCAAGCTTTCACAAACACACATGCGCCTGTCGAAGTTTTACGCGAAAAATATGAAGCTGCTTTAAAAGAAGAAGGCGTTGTAGGATTATCTATTGCCACTAGACCAGATTGTTTGCCAGATGATGTAGTAGAATATTTAGCCGAATTAAACGAACGTACATATTTATGGGTAGAATTAGGTTTACAGACTGTACATCAAAAAACGTCTGATTTAATAAACCGTGCTCATGATATGCAAACGTATTATGAAGGTATTGCTAAATTAAGAAAGCATAACATAAATATTTGTACACATATTATTAACGGCTTACCTGGCGAAGACTATGACATGATGATGGAAACTGCTAGAGAAGTAGCTCAAATGGATGTACAAGGTATTAAAATACATTTGTTACACTTATTAAAGGGTACACCAATGGTTAAACAATATGAAAAAGGTATGCTTGAGTTTATGTCTCAAGAAGAATATACAAATCTAGTATGTGATCAATTAGAATTAATACCGCCTGAGATGATTGTACATAGAATTACTGGAGACGGCCCTATTGATTTAATGGTTGGACCTATGTGGAGTGTCAACAAATGGGAAGTTTTAAACGAAATTGATAATGAACTTGCACGTCGTAACTCTTATCAAGGTAAACACTATGAAAGTGTACACCAAGTATGA
- a CDS encoding MDR family MFS transporter — translation MNMPRSVWWLVIGMALNITGSSFLWPLNTIYMNHELHKSLTVAGFVLLINSFGMVIGNLLGGTFFDKYGGYRTIMTGTVICLISTTLLNFFHGWPWYAVWLVCLGFGGGLIIPAIYAMAGAVWPNGGRQTFNAIYLAQNIGVALGAALGGFVAEISFNYIFIANLIMYVLFAFVAVFNFNIELEVKVKPNETFKLFSKQYRPQFISLLLLCAMFIICWIAYIQWESTIASFTQHLNISMRQYSLLWTVNGILILVAQPFIAPIIRLLKGNLVRQMFVGIVIFMLCFFVTSFAEQFSIMMIGMVILSLGEMFVWPAVPTIANKLAPRGKEGSFQGYVNSASTVGKALGPLLGGVIVDTFNISAMFIGMIALLFIALIFLYVFGKSFYRKDGTS, via the coding sequence ATGAATATGCCTAGATCAGTATGGTGGTTAGTTATTGGTATGGCATTAAATATAACCGGCTCAAGCTTTCTATGGCCATTAAATACAATTTACATGAATCATGAATTACATAAAAGTTTAACAGTAGCAGGTTTTGTACTACTTATTAATTCATTTGGCATGGTAATTGGAAATTTGTTAGGTGGTACGTTTTTCGATAAATATGGCGGCTATCGAACGATTATGACAGGGACAGTCATCTGTTTGATAAGCACCACGTTACTTAATTTCTTTCATGGTTGGCCGTGGTACGCGGTTTGGTTAGTTTGTCTAGGTTTTGGTGGTGGGTTAATCATTCCAGCAATTTACGCTATGGCCGGTGCAGTTTGGCCCAATGGTGGTAGACAAACATTTAATGCTATATATTTAGCCCAAAACATTGGCGTAGCACTTGGTGCTGCATTAGGTGGCTTCGTTGCAGAAATTAGTTTTAATTATATATTTATTGCTAATTTAATTATGTATGTGTTATTCGCATTTGTAGCAGTGTTTAATTTCAATATTGAATTGGAAGTTAAAGTTAAACCTAATGAAACATTTAAATTATTCTCAAAACAATATAGACCACAGTTTATCTCGTTATTGTTACTATGTGCAATGTTTATAATTTGTTGGATTGCATATATTCAATGGGAAAGTACCATTGCATCATTTACACAACATTTAAATATTTCAATGAGACAATACAGCTTGTTATGGACAGTAAATGGCATATTAATATTAGTAGCGCAACCATTTATAGCACCAATAATTCGACTGTTAAAAGGTAACTTAGTGCGCCAAATGTTCGTCGGTATCGTCATATTTATGCTGTGCTTCTTTGTAACAAGTTTTGCCGAGCAATTTTCAATTATGATGATTGGCATGGTTATTCTAAGTTTAGGTGAAATGTTTGTTTGGCCAGCTGTACCGACAATCGCCAATAAATTGGCACCACGTGGTAAAGAAGGTTCATTCCAAGGTTATGTAAATTCTGCCTCAACAGTAGGTAAGGCATTAGGACCATTGTTAGGTGGCGTTATTGTCGATACATTCAATATTAGTGCGATGTTTATTGGTATGATAGCACTATTATTTATAGCCTTAATTTTTCTTTATGTTTTTGGCAAAAGTTTTTATCGAAAAGATGGAACTTCATAA
- the leuS gene encoding leucine--tRNA ligase, protein MVNYNHNEIERKWQQYWEENKTFKTSDNFGQKKFYALDMFPYPSGAGLHVGHPEGYTATDIVSRYKRMQGYNVLHPMGWDAFGLPAEQYALDTGNNPRAFTQKNINTFKRQIKELGFSYDWDREINTTDPEYYKWTQWIFIQLYNKGLAYVDEVAVNWCPALGTVLSNEEVIDGVSERGGHPVYRRPMKQWVLKITAYADRLLEDLDDLDWPESIKDMQRNWIGRSEGAAVTFNVESTQDNIEVFTTRPDTIYGATFLVLSPEHELVNKITTSDEEEAVKAYQEEAAKKSDLERTGLSKEKSGVFTGAYATNPLSGEQVPVWIADYVLSTYGTGAVMAVPSGDQRDYEFAQAFDLPIIEVIEGGDLSKEAYTGDGPHVNSGELNGLYNEGAITKAIDLLEEKNAGTRKVNYKLRDWLFSRQRYWGEPIPVIHWEDGTMTTVPEDELPVLLPETNEIKPSGTGESPLANIPEFVNVVDAETGMKGRRETNTMPQWAGSCWYYLRYIDPNNDQMLADPEKLKHWLPVDLYIGGVEHAVLHLLYARFWHKVLYDLGVVPTKEPFQKLYNQGMILGEGNEKMSKSKGNVINPDDIIKSHGADTLRLYEMFMGPLDAAIAWSDNGLDGSRRFLDRVWRLLVNEDGTLSDRVVDDNDGSLDKSYHQTVKKVSEDFDTLNFNTAISQLMVFINDCYKADTLYRSYIEGFVTMLAPIAPHISEELWNILGQEGTITYQPWPTYDETLLVDNEIEIVVQVNGKVRAKINIPKDTSKEDMEAIALDNDSIKSEIEGKDIKKVIAVPQKLVNIVAK, encoded by the coding sequence ATTGTGAATTATAATCATAATGAGATTGAAAGAAAGTGGCAACAATATTGGGAAGAAAATAAAACATTTAAAACGAGTGATAATTTCGGTCAAAAGAAATTTTATGCGTTGGACATGTTCCCTTATCCATCTGGTGCTGGTTTACACGTAGGTCACCCAGAAGGTTATACGGCAACAGATATCGTTTCTCGTTATAAGAGAATGCAAGGTTATAATGTACTACATCCTATGGGATGGGATGCATTTGGTTTGCCAGCTGAACAGTATGCGTTAGACACTGGTAATAATCCAAGAGCATTCACTCAAAAAAATATTAATACATTTAAGAGACAAATTAAAGAACTAGGCTTTAGTTACGATTGGGATAGAGAAATCAATACAACTGATCCAGAATATTATAAATGGACACAATGGATTTTTATTCAACTTTATAATAAAGGTTTAGCATATGTTGATGAAGTTGCAGTTAACTGGTGCCCTGCATTAGGTACAGTATTATCAAATGAAGAAGTCATCGATGGTGTGTCTGAACGTGGTGGACATCCAGTATACAGAAGACCTATGAAACAATGGGTTTTAAAAATTACTGCTTATGCTGATAGATTGTTAGAAGATTTAGATGACTTAGACTGGCCTGAGTCAATTAAAGATATGCAACGTAACTGGATAGGTCGTTCAGAAGGTGCTGCAGTTACATTTAATGTTGAGAGTACTCAAGATAATATTGAAGTCTTTACTACAAGACCAGATACTATTTATGGCGCGACGTTCTTAGTACTTAGCCCAGAACATGAATTAGTTAATAAAATTACGACATCCGACGAAGAAGAAGCTGTAAAAGCTTATCAAGAAGAAGCGGCTAAAAAATCAGATTTAGAACGTACAGGTTTATCAAAAGAAAAATCTGGTGTGTTTACGGGTGCATATGCTACAAATCCATTATCAGGTGAACAAGTTCCTGTTTGGATAGCTGACTATGTGTTATCAACTTATGGTACAGGTGCAGTGATGGCAGTACCAAGTGGTGACCAACGTGACTACGAATTTGCTCAAGCATTTGATTTGCCAATAATAGAAGTAATCGAAGGCGGAGACTTAAGTAAAGAAGCTTACACAGGGGATGGTCCACATGTTAATTCAGGTGAATTAAATGGTTTATATAATGAAGGTGCCATTACTAAAGCGATTGACTTATTAGAAGAAAAAAATGCTGGTACACGCAAAGTAAATTACAAATTACGAGACTGGTTATTTAGTAGACAAAGATATTGGGGTGAACCAATACCGGTTATTCATTGGGAAGATGGTACGATGACAACTGTCCCAGAAGATGAATTGCCTGTGCTACTTCCTGAAACTAATGAAATTAAACCATCAGGTACTGGTGAATCACCATTAGCCAATATTCCTGAGTTTGTTAATGTAGTTGATGCAGAAACTGGTATGAAAGGTCGCCGTGAGACAAATACTATGCCACAATGGGCAGGAAGTTGTTGGTATTATTTAAGATATATTGATCCTAATAATGACCAAATGTTAGCTGACCCTGAAAAACTTAAACACTGGTTGCCAGTTGATTTATATATTGGCGGCGTCGAGCATGCAGTGTTACACTTGTTGTATGCAAGATTCTGGCACAAAGTGTTATATGATTTAGGCGTAGTACCTACAAAAGAGCCATTCCAAAAATTATATAATCAAGGAATGATTCTTGGTGAAGGTAACGAAAAAATGAGTAAATCCAAAGGGAATGTAATTAATCCTGACGACATTATTAAGAGTCATGGTGCAGATACATTAAGACTTTACGAAATGTTTATGGGACCATTAGATGCAGCAATTGCATGGAGTGATAATGGACTTGACGGTTCTCGTAGATTCTTAGATAGAGTTTGGAGATTATTAGTGAATGAAGATGGAACGTTATCTGACCGTGTGGTAGACGATAATGACGGTTCTTTAGATAAGTCATATCATCAAACAGTTAAAAAAGTATCCGAAGACTTCGATACACTAAACTTTAACACTGCAATCAGTCAGTTAATGGTATTTATAAATGACTGTTATAAAGCAGATACGTTGTACCGTTCTTATATCGAAGGATTCGTTACAATGCTAGCTCCAATTGCGCCACACATTAGTGAAGAGCTTTGGAATATATTAGGTCAAGAAGGCACAATTACGTATCAACCATGGCCAACTTATGATGAAACTTTACTTGTTGATAATGAAATAGAAATTGTTGTCCAAGTTAATGGTAAAGTAAGAGCTAAAATTAACATTCCTAAAGATACGTCTAAAGAAGATATGGAAGCTATCGCTTTAGATAATGATAGTATTAAGAGTGAAATAGAAGGTAAAGATATTAAAAAAGTAATTGCGGTTCCGCAAAAACTTGTTAATATTGTAGCCAAATAA
- a CDS encoding rhodanese-like domain-containing protein, protein MESITVDELKKKIVDTNPVNIVDVRTREETAMGIIPGAKTIPMNEIPSNLSYFNENETYYLVCKAGVRSERTGQYLEENGINVVNVEGGMDAWGDDGLEVDSI, encoded by the coding sequence ATGGAATCTATTACAGTAGATGAATTGAAGAAAAAAATTGTCGATACTAACCCAGTAAATATCGTAGATGTTAGAACTAGGGAAGAAACTGCTATGGGCATTATTCCAGGTGCAAAGACAATACCAATGAATGAAATTCCATCAAATCTTAGTTATTTTAATGAAAATGAAACTTATTACCTTGTATGTAAAGCTGGTGTGAGAAGTGAACGTACGGGTCAATATTTAGAAGAAAATGGTATTAATGTTGTTAACGTCGAAGGCGGTATGGACGCTTGGGGCGATGACGGCCTAGAGGTCGACAGTATTTAA
- a CDS encoding BaiN/RdsA family NAD(P)/FAD-dependent oxidoreductase produces the protein MYQTIIIGGGPSGLMAAVAASQENSNILLIEKKKGLGRKLKISGGGRCNVTNRLPYEEIIKNIPGNGKFLYSPFSIFDNESIINFFESREVKLKEEDHGRMFPISNKAQDVVDALVNTLNINNVDVLEETTVTAINVEQDGTYTVILDNQKTFQSHTIVIATGGTSVPQTGSTGDGYKFAEALGHSITELFPTEVPITSPEPFIKSKELKGLSLKDVALSVLKKNGKTRITHQMDMIFTHFGVSGPAALRCSQFVYKEQKNQKKQDIFMQLDVFPELNHDQVEQQIRGLLKEAPDKAIKNSLHGLIEERYLLFMLKQAEIDDNLTSHHLSNAKITDLVNLFKGFKFTVNGTLPLDKAFVTGGGVSLKELHPKTMMSKISEGLFLCGEVLDIHGYTGGYNITSALVTGHVAGTSAGQFKNEQ, from the coding sequence ATGTATCAAACTATTATTATTGGTGGAGGACCTAGTGGATTAATGGCAGCAGTTGCCGCCAGTCAAGAAAACTCTAATATTTTATTAATTGAAAAGAAAAAAGGATTAGGCCGTAAATTAAAAATTTCGGGTGGCGGTCGTTGTAATGTAACAAATAGATTACCTTATGAAGAAATTATTAAAAATATACCAGGCAACGGTAAGTTTTTATATAGCCCATTTTCGATATTTGATAATGAATCGATTATTAATTTCTTTGAAAGCAGAGAAGTTAAATTAAAAGAAGAAGATCATGGTAGAATGTTCCCTATCTCCAACAAAGCACAAGACGTTGTTGATGCATTAGTTAATACATTGAATATTAATAACGTCGATGTATTGGAAGAAACGACAGTAACGGCTATTAATGTAGAACAAGATGGTACCTATACGGTTATACTAGATAATCAAAAAACATTCCAATCACATACTATCGTTATTGCAACAGGAGGTACTAGTGTGCCTCAAACTGGTTCGACAGGAGACGGTTATAAATTTGCCGAGGCATTGGGTCATTCAATTACGGAATTGTTCCCAACTGAAGTACCGATTACCTCACCAGAACCCTTTATTAAATCCAAAGAATTAAAAGGCTTAAGTCTAAAAGATGTTGCATTAAGTGTGTTAAAGAAAAATGGCAAAACACGAATTACGCATCAAATGGACATGATATTTACGCATTTTGGCGTTAGTGGCCCAGCCGCATTAAGATGTAGTCAATTTGTTTATAAAGAACAAAAAAATCAAAAGAAGCAAGATATATTTATGCAATTAGATGTTTTTCCAGAATTAAACCATGATCAAGTCGAACAACAAATACGTGGTTTACTTAAAGAAGCGCCTGATAAAGCAATTAAGAATAGTTTACATGGCCTTATCGAGGAACGCTATTTACTCTTTATGCTAAAACAAGCCGAAATAGATGATAATTTAACGTCACATCATCTTTCTAATGCCAAAATTACCGACCTAGTTAATCTATTCAAAGGCTTTAAATTCACAGTCAATGGGACATTACCTTTAGATAAAGCATTTGTTACTGGTGGTGGCGTGTCATTAAAAGAACTACATCCTAAAACTATGATGTCAAAAATAAGTGAAGGATTATTTTTATGTGGAGAAGTACTCGATATTCATGGCTATACCGGTGGCTATAATATTACAAGCGCCCTTGTAACTGGACATGTTGCAGGTACTTCAGCCGGTCAATTTAAGAATGAGCAATAA
- a CDS encoding putative polysaccharide biosynthesis protein, translated as MSESKELVRGTFLITLSILITKVLGVLFIIPFYAIVGGEENLAPFNYAYQPYNIAIAVATAGVPLAASKYVSKYNALGAYKVSQKLYKSSFIVMTIMGVVGFALLYFLAPNIASITLAREDGVKGGWSVADITWIIRIISVVVIFIPLLATWRGVFQGYKSMGPTAVSEVTEQVARVLFILIGSYLVLNVFGGSVLFANGVATFAAAIGAITGIITLWYYWVKRKPNIDKMVESDTTNIDVPYGKMYKEILSYSIPFVIVSLNFPLFNMVDQFTHNNALDLAGVPQKMHDYFFSILNMTTNKIVMIPTSLASGFAVSLIPFITKTYAAGQINEMQRQIRASLGVLMFITVPASLGIMALSLPLYTVFYSYNTDGSQLLFYYAPVAILIALLSVTASMLQGIDKQKLTVFVIISAVVIKIILNTPLIYAFHTAGAILSTAIALLFAIICNFIILKKYAHFNFTETWLHFSKIFLYGFIMMIAVEISYFLIQLVISPQSKIGSLIIVIVSVVVGMLVYGIITMKTHLADEFLGELPNKIRRKLGIIK; from the coding sequence ATGAGTGAAAGTAAAGAATTGGTCCGAGGCACCTTCCTAATTACACTTAGTATATTAATTACCAAGGTGTTAGGTGTCCTATTTATCATTCCATTTTATGCAATTGTTGGGGGAGAAGAAAATTTAGCGCCTTTTAACTACGCTTATCAACCTTACAACATTGCAATAGCTGTAGCAACAGCAGGAGTGCCTTTAGCGGCTTCAAAATATGTATCAAAGTATAATGCTTTAGGTGCATATAAAGTCAGTCAGAAATTATATAAATCAAGTTTTATCGTTATGACAATAATGGGTGTAGTAGGCTTTGCGCTACTGTACTTCTTAGCGCCTAATATTGCGTCAATAACATTAGCACGTGAAGATGGTGTTAAAGGCGGATGGTCAGTAGCAGATATTACTTGGATTATTCGTATAATTAGTGTAGTTGTTATCTTTATTCCATTGTTAGCTACATGGAGAGGTGTATTCCAAGGTTACAAGTCTATGGGACCTACGGCTGTTTCGGAAGTTACGGAACAAGTTGCAAGAGTGCTATTTATTTTAATAGGTAGTTATTTAGTGTTAAACGTTTTTGGTGGTTCAGTGTTATTCGCCAATGGTGTTGCAACGTTCGCAGCTGCAATTGGTGCAATCACAGGTATTATTACATTATGGTACTACTGGGTTAAGAGAAAGCCGAATATTGATAAAATGGTAGAATCAGATACTACAAATATCGATGTACCATATGGGAAGATGTACAAAGAAATTCTTTCGTATAGTATTCCATTTGTTATTGTGAGTTTAAACTTCCCATTATTTAATATGGTTGACCAGTTTACACACAATAATGCATTGGATTTGGCTGGCGTGCCTCAGAAGATGCATGACTACTTCTTCTCAATATTAAATATGACAACAAACAAAATTGTTATGATTCCTACATCATTAGCATCTGGTTTTGCTGTTAGTTTGATTCCATTCATTACAAAAACATATGCTGCAGGCCAAATAAATGAGATGCAAAGACAAATTCGTGCTTCTCTAGGCGTATTAATGTTTATAACTGTTCCGGCAAGTTTAGGAATTATGGCATTATCTTTACCGTTATATACTGTGTTTTATAGTTATAATACTGATGGTAGCCAATTATTATTCTATTATGCTCCTGTAGCAATTCTTATTGCGTTACTTAGTGTGACGGCTTCAATGCTACAAGGGATTGATAAGCAAAAATTAACCGTTTTTGTAATTATTTCTGCAGTTGTCATAAAAATTATTTTAAATACACCATTAATTTATGCGTTCCATACTGCAGGTGCAATCTTAAGTACAGCCATAGCACTATTATTTGCTATTATTTGTAACTTTATTATTTTGAAAAAATATGCACATTTTAATTTTACAGAAACATGGTTACACTTTAGTAAAATTTTCTTATACGGTTTTATTATGATGATAGCGGTAGAAATTTCATACTTTTTAATACAACTCGTAATTTCACCACAATCTAAAATAGGATCACTTATTATTGTAATTGTTAGTGTTGTCGTAGGTATGTTAGTTTACGGCATTATCACTATGAAAACACATCTAGCAGATGAATTTTTAGGTGAGTTACCAAATAAGATACGTCGCAAGTTAGGAATTATAAAATGA